AATGTCACTTGTTAGTTTGTTTAAACATTGCTTGAGGACACTGTGAAAGGTTCTATTGGTTGTCGGGTACTTAATTCTCTTTAATCTTTATGCTAACAAAACACAGTAAACCTGCAATTTTATATTGCTGCGCGAGCACTAGTCTTCCAAATTATGagtaaaatatatattacaaaTGTTGTCCCATTAAATATACGAGTTTCTTGGATTTGAACCTCGCATTAAAAGTGCATTTTATGATATGGACTGCTTGCATTTTTTACCTCGTCTGTCGCAATATGTTGTGATTATAGTCGCCAGTTGGCCTGAGAAGATCTCAATAATTGTTGTCTAACTCAATAATTGATTAAACATGGAAAATTGTCAAGTTTAAATCTCCGACCAATACCAacctatctatctatctatttCTACGTACTATTTATTTCCGGTATATTTGCAGGATGCATGAACCAAGATGTCACTTGGTTTCATCctcaatttaatatatatatatatatatatatatatatatatatatatatatatatatatataaagcagGACAAACTATTTTGAGCATAATTAGGATTGACGAGATAAATGATTTGGTGTATGATATCCTACCATAAttgaaaaatcataatattatGACTAATTTTTCAGTAATTTCTTGATTGAAAATTCGTCTTATTTATGAGTTATTctcatacgtacatacatatacatatatgttgaAAAAGATTGAAACATCTACGAGAACCGAACAAGAATGTATGTGGATGTTGCTATACTCGCCCAAAATTTTGCTCAATTATTTGTGAGGTTTCAATTTCAAACTTTGCCCAACTAAAGGTTATtaattttggcaaaaacttgtgtgagacggatctcttatttgggtcatccatgaaaaagtattattttttatgctaagagtattactttttattgtgaatatgattattgttgacccgtctcacatattatgatccgtgagacggtctaacatattatgatccgtgagacggtctcacatgagactcactcattagTTTTTTAGTTTATTACTTAATTTTAGCTTATTTTATAAGCTTATGTTCCTACCTAATCAAGATTTAAGATTTTAGTCTTAATGACATATTTAAATCTTATATATATGATCATGAGTAGATATCTTGTGAGACAGTTTTACGGATTTTTAatcgtgagacgagtcaacatgctcatatttataataaaaaataatatttttgaaatagaaataatattttttcataggtgACCCAAATAGAATATCTGTCTTATAAAATTGACTCGTAAAACTGTCTCACAAGATTTTTTATATATGATTATATGATAACACTGCATTCTCATCGGTCATCGCGTCTCTGTATAGTAGTTAAAGAAAAAAACATATGGTCATTTTTTGCTAGAAATATGATGTAAACTTGAATGATCATTTCCAAATAACAAATATTATCATCTCTGCTGATGATTTATTATTTGTTACTAAAatcttaaaattgaaataaaatctCGAATACAACGTCGTAACAATCTTATCCCAgattcaatataaaaatattataataatatccCGAAAAAAGTGGAGGGCTCGTATGCGGTCTAGGCCGTAGGGAGTTCAATAATTGCTGCTACATCTGGTTTATTATAATCCGCCTGACATACAAATTATCATGGTATATGTCAAAGCGTTAGGTCTCTTAAATCTGCTTATAGATGAAGTTAAAGTACAATATTTGTCATCAAAATCGAATATATAAAAAgcctatattttaaaaagtcagCCACCAAAACTATATATAATTTGAATGTCAACATTACTGTTGGAGCACTAATGGTCAAATACTTTCTTTCATATATGATAAATTAAGGACAAacttcaaataaatcttcaaactttattttcgtTTAGATTTAATTTCTTTGGCTTTAAGCTCTTACTTTATTTAAAAAGTTTCTAAACCATACTTGAGCACATTTTTTGTTCAGTAGCGTTGCTATATATATCGAGTATGTCCAAAAACATATGATACACAAGGCTTCCAGCCcaaaaacaatatatatatacacttccGTATAATAATTAGAACATTTTACATCCTTGACCAGAATGCCATAAGGTTGTATCCACCGGGTTTTACAGACTACTCCTCATAGTATAACCACACAGTTGCAATACATGGTTCTTGACGTAAATCGTTTCAACAGCACTTAGCACAATCCTATATCATCTTTATATCTCAGGGTATATAGTAAAAaagtttaattttgaaaataattcaAGAGATGAGCAGtaaatcttgatttttttattcataatatTACACAGTAATATCATGTAGAgtagaaacttgtttagctattTATCGTAGCTAGAATTACAACACATATAATCGAAagtattataaattttattttgaaagaaaaatgaagaggttgaaTGATGCCTTCATTTTCCGTGGATTTAAATCCGAACTTAAAACTTGTGAATTGCTTTGCCAGTTGTAGCTGAAAACATCTTTTAATTGGTCTATCACTAGTTAATGGTATGTCATATTGTGGTGGTTGAGTGGTTCATCTCCCACTAAAATCTGCGAAGAATTTAGAGAAATCTGAGAATATTTATAGGAACCTTTTTTTctttgaatcataagtttatCTTAGCATTCTGATATGTTCCTTTATGCTCCTGATGTCTAACCTTGGCTAGCTTTCCTTGTACATATTTCAAAGTATTTGAATAagttttgtaaatatttaacGTTCGGATTTATaattttttgagaaaaaaaatcTCCATCTCATGAATTGCATTTTTtagtatttgaaattattttaccTCATTTCTGATAATATTTCTGGTGCATTTATAAAATCAAAgatattttttatcattttgTTAAAATTGAAGAGTTCAAACTAAAATTTTATGTCATAGGAAGTAAATCCTAAAGTGAAACCTGAATTGCATGTTTTTCTCTAGTTTACCCGTAAATTAATTATATGCACAACACAACACATATATGTGTTATACTAACATAGAGGCCAAAAGTATGTGTTGTATTTATAATCCTCTtcagataaaaataaataaataaatcaaaatttgtACAATTATCTATAGAAAAAATAACTTTCATCCCACGTAAAACATTCAATTGCCCTTCTTAATTCACCTTTCATCAAAGAGCGTTCGATTAAATATTTGTATCATATCCGTCGATTAAAATGCTAATCAGCGTGAGAAAATAAGAAGTACTCCAAAAGAATAATAGTTCAAAGATATATAGGCAAAACACACTATATATCCAAATCAAACAAATTAAGATCGAATCAAGTAAAGTTGAATGTCACTCACAATGCTACGAACTCACTTTAATTAGGCACTTGACCCTTTTCTTGAAATACAATGTGTAtgtttatatatgtatatatatataaaaacaagTGATTTTTATTCTTTGATATTGGTGATTTATAAATTTCTGATTCATGAAcgtaaatgaaaaaataaatcaataatcacaTATATGTCCTCTTCTTCAAGTCCGTGAAGTTACTCTCCTTTTCAACATGATGATCGCTCAATGCTCCGCCCTTGCCAAAATTCATTCTTTTCCCCTGTtcaacaaaaaaagaaagataattAATGGTCATGCGAGTGATGAGCTAAATCCAAGGAACCCGAAATATAATCTAGTGGGACGACGATCGATCATGAATTATATATTAGTTTTCTTTTTGAAGGGCGATACCTGCACTGAAACATCAgtctttcctttttctttatgATTCATGAACTCATTCATATAAGAAATCTGTGGAAGAACAGAAGCATGCAAGAAGCAAAAATATTACATAAAATCAAGAAATTAAACTAAGAAATAGTTATAATATATCTTTTGTTGGGAAGCTAATTTAATTACCTTGGGACTGTTTGCAGGAGAACTTGCGGTGTCCTCTAGATCATAATCCATCATAGCTGCAGGCACTTTCGCTTTCTGTTTCTTGAAACTATTTTGCTTGCAGATGATACTCGTATTCCTGCccatattattgttattatcgTTATCAGTACTATTACCTCTGGTTCCATCAGGAAACCCTAATTTCGTGTCTGCCCGGTGAACATCATCTGCCGACTTTTTGACAGCGGACGAAGCAGCATCAGAAAGAAGAGAAGGGGTTTCGTAATCTGAAGACAAGGTGCTGTTTTTATCATCATCACACATGAACCCTTGTATGTAGAAAGTCCAGCTGCTGCTCTCTTCACCGGAATCCGCCATTCtttcatcagaagaaatcttctTCATGTTTCTTCATTAATTAATTGAAGATGATGAAGTTAGGTATTGAGTGTCTTAATCCAGTTTTGGAGAATTAAGCCCTCacattgcaaaaaaaaaaaaaaaaatacatatgtatatatagtgGAGTATAcgtaatatttattatatgagaGATGGGAATCTTGATTAATGGAGGTTGAGGTAGGTATAATTTTGACCAACTGCAACTGAGtttttttgatataaaatagtAAAAATGTATTTGGTTTATTCcacttttaaattttatattaaatgttTTTATGAAACATCAGatacttattttaattaatatatatatatatatatatatatatatattaatatatatattaatgtaCGTTTGTTGTGATGGGGTCCGGCATTTTGTGGTGTGAGATTAGAATATTATTGGCAGAGATTTGCCAAATCTTGTTTTCTATCTTCCCTTTCCCTCTCGAACTAGTCTGTAAGGTTTTGAAGAAATTGACATTTGACATAAACATTTCCCATAATAATTGTCCCCTTTATCGATCGGATAATTCTACATATACAATATTGAAGATTATACATTGGGTTACAATTAGGACAGTGGTTCCTGGTTTcatatattcaaatatataataataaatagttTCATATATTCAAATAAGGCAAATTTAATAGAAAATTTTCATAATCTAATTGATATATATAACCTTAATTACATCGGCattcacgcacacacacattaATTCGATTAATGTAATTACAATTTACAATGTATATGGTGCACTGCACATACAGTAAATTCACGATTTTAGTCTATTAATTTGAACATTTTTGTTTTGTAATTTAATTCATTTCTCATTATAAGAGTGCTGATGTGATGACTAACATGTCGACAACATCTGACGTCATCATGTCAGTCGTTAATGTAtaaaagaacaaaaaaaaatgcAAGTTAGTGAGTGTATTAAAACTCTGAATTGACTGATAACATTACAAAAAATGTACAAATTACATACGGACTTTATGATACCTGGCGGCCAATATATATGGTACTAATTATAacataaaatgattttttatataAGAATTTTAAATCTATATATGAGAGGACAAATAAGTTACCCTACAATTAGGGGAGAGCATAGAAATAGATGCAAAATCAGGAAATTTCACCGGCCGACCCTCGTGTTATGATGTTGTGCTTATTTCCATTTCCCCTGCGAACTCTCGAAGCCAAAGGACAATTGAACACGACGTATACCGACAACATTGTTGCAACAAATTAAATATGATGCCGATTATGATGATTAATTGGGTCTACCTCGTGCATTAATTAACAATTTTAACCATTTGATTtgtaaaatttcaaatattataattatttgaaattagttttagaaaattatttagattttttttaattacgaTTTAAAATATGAGCCACTTCGACAAAATACCTGTTGCATCTGACTCAGTGCAGCCgtcgataataataataataataataataataataataataataataataataataatgataataataattctcggttttaaaatatataaataattttgacTTATTAATATTTAAGAATATCCTGGAGTTTCTGAAATTAACACCACAAGACTTGCACATGattcaaattaaaatttatttgaagacacatatattgattttatattttgtttagtaaaaaaaaatcttcCTCTCTTCAAactaatttttttgaatttcgAATTTGATACACCTATAAGAACTTAATCTATccctttttcattaaaaattatagagtaggtctcttgtgagatggtctcccAAATCTTTATccgtgaaacgggtcaaccttTCCGataagtaatactcttagcataaaaaataaaaaaaattcatggatgatccatataagatatctgtatcacaaaatacgacatgtgagaccgtctcacacaattttttgccaaaatTGCAAACCATTTTGATTGGTTGCCATATctaacaaatatatatacatatttctTTCAATATATATTGTGTATAAAAGAAATATGTTTGACGAATATGTCAGATGCATGCATTTAGTTTTAAAGATGTTGGAATtggattattataattattctaGATGTATCgtttagttttttttataatgTGTTGGAATCGGACcagtataatttaattattataaatgtaTCATATATTTTAAGATTAAACTATATAGCCGGCAATTTTACTTTATTATTTTAAACGAACGACTACACtactttttaattattatttttatgacgGAATAATTTCGTGAACACAGAGAAAGAAAGTGATATTAGTAAATTGTGGCACGGCGTGAAAGAGTCAACAATTTATATATTTCTTTATATATATTAGTGATTGTGTATGTACGCattacatgtatatatgatcattttttttatatttaatactGTTTAGTGTGAAATTTGTaattatcttttatttttattgatccGTGTTTCATGTGGGATCTAGgctttttttcttcttcaagttattcgagataattatataatttttttatttaaataattattaaaatatattatctaCTTTTGTAAACAGTTTTCACTTTTTTTTAATAAGTtgtcaaataaataattagcaTAAATGAAGTAAATGaaatttttacattaaattttgGTGTGATTTGTAGTATTAAAACAATTAGTCTAACGTGCTAatcttttataaataaataaagaaatataTCAAAGAGACGTGAATTGGATGACGTCATTTACACACGTGTGGCTTGGGTAGATTGTCTCGCGACGTGCACATTCCCAGCCATGCGCTGCGCGCACTTTGAGTGCTTGAAATCCTTACTAATTATTATTGTAACTAAAATTCTACCAatatctttatttaaaaaaacattcTACAAATACTGAAAACTTGTAGTCTTTCGAAATGGCCTTTCTTTGTTAGTTAGTAAAGGAAATGAGACTCCGCTATCTTCGAATGACAGTgattttttctctcttaaagGTCGTTGTTAGGTCGAGTTAACTTGCGCAAATAATTTTCATCAACCAAATGTATACAAAAGTATTAAATAAGGCCACCAAGCTGCATAAAGTCAAGTACTTGAGatcattgtaatttttttaaataaatatttgatactATTTTTGTGCTACATCAACTCAATTTTGGCCCACATGTCCCATACAACTTATCGTAAAGTATTTCTGGAAATAAAGAAAATGACTCGATTGTACTAGAAAACAAGTTAAAAACAGAAAGTgaattgaaaaaaattattcgATAAAGTAATATTTTAGATCCATTGGTGGGGTAGGGAAATGGAAACTACACCACGGAAACCTAGTAGATGGTGGTGGCTTCAAAGAATAATTTGTCGAGACAGCATGATTTTTAAAGTTGAAAACAGTAGACTTGTCCCATACTTTAATAACAAAATTTCCACATCACACCTGCCTAGGACAAAAACACTTCTTTCTGGCATGCATATTAGCTTTCAGGTTTTTACCTTGACGAAACTAGAAATGATGCCTACTTTCTTGGAATAATTTCTCCAAAAGAAAAATCATGGAAAGGAGGACCTGCAACAAGGAAAAAGAATTCATAATTGAAGATCTGACAAGTTGCGAGTACTGTGGGACGGGGGGTGGGGTGGGGGGAGTGCATGTGGGGAGAAAAGAGCAGATGATCTCaccaaaaagaaaaagaagaaatgaGATCAACACAAGCATCGGTTCAGATTCAAATCAAAATATGAGATTTTGCATGGAAATATGTACCTTCTTGGCCACCTAAAATATAAAACGGAATATGAGCAATCATTTTTGTGCTGCCTTCGTCCCAGTTGACGATACCTGAATACTGCTTGACTTCACTTGAAGGGTGAACAGGTCCCAAAATAGACATACACACAGCAGGTTCATTCATCAAACTCAAACAATCTTGTGCGCGTTTCCACACCATTGCATCAGAAATTCGTGAGCGAGCAACCTGCAAATTTCACACAAAAGTCTAAGCCAGAGGTTAACTGTCTTTTGGATGTTATTTAAGTCTTCGTGTATGTGTGGAATAAAACTATTCTGACCTTTGCCAATGACACACGAGCCCTTGGAAGTAATTCGCGTTGAAAAGTTGCAAGTTTCGCTATTGCGGTCACCACAAAACAGAGGAGCCTCGACTGAGAAGATTTTTTAAAACCAGAACTGTGGGAAGCTTCACCAAATCCCAGACGACTTTTCACACACCAAAAACAGAAAAAAACGAAGGACGAGAAAATCATCAGCGTGTAAATGGAAAATGACAATTGATGGGAAGTACCTTGGAAAACATAAGGTACCTTGAAGAAAGGTTTTCATATAGGAGTAATTCCAAGCTCTCAAAAAGTTCGCGAGCTTCATCTTTGTGAGCTCCACCTCCTCCTCCATGCTCGCCAATAGCCCAACAAAGCTGTAGAGCCAACTCAGTCTACACAAGATTCATAAAACAGAATATCGTTCATTGACCATTGAGTTATCACCATTAATTTAGAGAAACTAGGTGCAAGCGCAGTTTGAACTGACCTTCGCAGGGTTGTCATAAGCTTCTCCAAGCCTGTTCACAATTGGTTTCTGCAATAAAAATCCAATTATTATGTCTCATTCATAGAGCATTAGAGCATATGTACGTAGCCTTGTATCATCAgacaactttcttattttgagttgccATAGAAGTACAACATTGTTATAAGAAAAATATATGCATATGCCACCTTCAGATAATTTAAAGCAAGATCCACTCTAAAGATACCTTCAGAAGTGCAATGAAATGAGGAGAACGGTGAAAGGCAGCAAGCATGAATTCTACAAGCCTCCTCTGAACCTGCAGGTGTACACGAGTGGCTTCATATAATATATTGCTAAGTAAAATCTCCCTGAGCCCAGGTAGAAGAATAAGTTATACTAGACAACTGTGTATATGCGAATATGTGTAGGCAAgagaaaattattattattaatttttttttgggaatCAAAGGGCATTTTCAACATCACTGGTACATAATTAGAAACCCTCTGCCGGATAACAATGCATTGGGCCAATATGTTGTGAATGAGTGATTTGAATTACTAGAAGTCACGATGGTGTTTTGTGAAGTATAATTGTTTACGCATTAATACAAGCTCCCAGTAAAAGTTTGCATCACGCATACACACAAAAAGAATAGATCATTTGAAACTTTCTCACCTCATATGAGAACACTTTGTCAGGAAATAGTGACGAGTATCTAGCCATTAGCAGAGGAATCAAAGCACAGATTAAAGCTGGCACAGATATAAATCAGAATCAATAAAGTAATCTGGCGGAATAACTTATTGCCATACATACGGAGTTCTGCAGATTATTCGTAGCTATTGAAATCTCATTTCAAGTAAAAGCCAATACAGAATACACGGAGGAGTTAACCTACAATCATTGGCATCATAAACAGCTGAAGCAAAATACGAATCAAGAAGCCGTGGGGCTATTTTAAGTGCTGCTTTCAATCTATCAGACTGGGGGGTATTAATTACAGCCTGCAAAATAGCAGCCATGGTAGGAGAGGTCCAATGTCGCTCCTGAAACATCAAAATGACAAAGAAACATTAGGTACCCAGGTAAATTTTAACAAAAGAAAGACTCAATCGTAGAATAAaagaatatataaatatacaaatatTCCCTAATAATTTTAAGCAATACCGATAACATTACAAACAAAATAGTATAAAAGTCCATGTAGCTTAAAATACCAATAAGCAAAATTTCTAGAAACTAGTAGCTCAATTGATCCTTCATCTAGAACaggataataattattttaatggtgaaaaataaatcaaattgcTTGGCAAATTAGGAAAACGGGAGACCACT
This region of Primulina eburnea isolate SZY01 chromosome 14, ASM2296580v1, whole genome shotgun sequence genomic DNA includes:
- the LOC140812134 gene encoding uncharacterized protein isoform X2, yielding MEKRDREWEFHLRSLSSSARDSNYATDPASDPSILNSIKRLYELCKSENSEELIARVYPHLNRIFQRSVASISKTQTSNGLLLLVILQFFLDFGDVILHDADPSLRTFFRSCLSREFADPDVAEKTLEFLNSNKGKFLRSFPTLLPQFFPLMLKLIAWNGEKLENLFIRVFGGFISPGSFIPLFPSLVDLPILVVALEKVERSSGSLVGSSIASIQKSAAPEMLLALMDEAYTGSTIGVGGADSESEDSTTMTVDPIFLDLLKDENDGLSERHWTSPTMAAILQAVINTPQSDRLKAALKIAPRLLDSYFASAVYDANDSLICALIPLLMARYSSLFPDKVFSYEVQRRLVEFMLAAFHRSPHFIALLKKPIVNRLGEAYDNPAKLCWAIGEHGGGGGAHKDEARELFESLELLLYENLSSSRLGFGEASHSSGFKKSSQSRLLCFVVTAIAKLATFQRELLPRARVSLAKVARSRISDAMVWKRAQDCLSLMNEPAVCMSILGPVHPSSEVKQYSGIVNWDEGSTKMIAHIPFYILGGQEGPPFHDFSFGEIIPRK
- the LOC140812508 gene encoding uncharacterized protein, with product MKKISSDERMADSGEESSSWTFYIQGFMCDDDKNSTLSSDYETPSLLSDAASSAVKKSADDVHRADTKLGFPDGTRGNSTDNDNNNNMGRNTSIICKQNSFKKQKAKVPAAMMDYDLEDTASSPANSPKISYMNEFMNHKEKGKTDVSVQGKRMNFGKGGALSDHHVEKESNFTDLKKRTYM
- the LOC140812134 gene encoding uncharacterized protein isoform X1, which codes for MEKRDREWEFHLRSLSSSARDSNYATDPASDPSILNSIKRLYELCKSENSEELIARVYPHLNRIFQRSVASISKTQTSNGLLLLVILQFFLDFGDVILHDADPSLRTFFRSCLSREFADPDVAEKTLEFLNSNKGKFLRSFPTLLPQFFPLMLKLIAWNGEKLENLFIRVFGGFISPGSFIPLFPSLVDLPILVVALEKVERSSGSLVGSSIASIQKSAAPEMLLALMDEAYTGSTIGVGGADSESEDSTTMTVDPIFLDLLKDENDGLSERHWTSPTMAAILQAVINTPQSDRLKAALKIAPRLLDSYFASAVYDANDSLICALIPLLMARYSSLFPDKVFSYEVQRRLVEFMLAAFHRSPHFIALLKKPIVNRLGEAYDNPAKTELALQLCWAIGEHGGGGGAHKDEARELFESLELLLYENLSSSRLGFGEASHSSGFKKSSQSRLLCFVVTAIAKLATFQRELLPRARVSLAKVARSRISDAMVWKRAQDCLSLMNEPAVCMSILGPVHPSSEVKQYSGIVNWDEGSTKMIAHIPFYILGGQEGPPFHDFSFGEIIPRK
- the LOC140812134 gene encoding uncharacterized protein isoform X5 codes for the protein MNSEFADPDVAEKTLEFLNSNKGKFLRSFPTLLPQFFPLMLKLIAWNGEKLENLFIRVFGGFISPGSFIPLFPSLVDLPILVVALEKVERSSGSLVGSSIASIQKSAAPEMLLALMDEAYTGSTIGVGGADSESEDSTTMTVDPIFLDLLKDENDGLSERHWTSPTMAAILQAVINTPQSDRLKAALKIAPRLLDSYFASAVYDANDSLICALIPLLMARYSSLFPDKVFSYEVQRRLVEFMLAAFHRSPHFIALLKKPIVNRLGEAYDNPAKTELALQLCWAIGEHGGGGGAHKDEARELFESLELLLYENLSSSRLGFGEASHSSGFKKSSQSRLLCFVVTAIAKLATFQRELLPRARVSLAKVARSRISDAMVWKRAQDCLSLMNEPAVCMSILGPVHPSSEVKQYSGIVNWDEGSTKMIAHIPFYILGGQEGPPFHDFSFGEIIPRK